A stretch of DNA from Cydia fagiglandana chromosome 24, ilCydFagi1.1, whole genome shotgun sequence:
TAGCATCGTCCGTAGGCATGGTGGGGAGTGCGAGGGCGTGTtgatattatgtacttaaatattcatcattatattattaataataaataaacaaacaaacattacCCGCCCGATGTGCTGTGTAATAATAATGAGTtaaccaaaatatatttgaaccaTAACCATAACCATCCGTCatccatttttatatataactGTGGGCGGCCAAcaattaggtatattaattaattatttatgtagcttatttatttattgatttataattgttgttACAGAGACACACTGTTGTAGCTGAGCAAGTAATATCTTTGATCCGAGCCATCCACCAACAACAAATAATTAGTGTGTTTTAATCcacttttttaagttttaattaatcctCCGAACGacgattaattttataatattaattaattatgtgaTGTGTTTTGCAGACTCTGAACGATAATCATATTATAGTTCAGTACAGTACCTAATACTCTTAACCGTAATTatataattcattcataaatgtgtagtatcatatttttattattgatcGATCTAATGACATCATATAAGTATGCGttatgccatgaaacttataACGTTTACACAGAATTATAttgtggccctgaaaagggccttttgtAACGGTCACTCGGGCGGGAATGTAACAGAGGCCCCGTGCGTGCGATAAATGTACGCGCGAGACAAATGCACACATTCACCAGTCGCCGTGTGTTACCGCTAGAGATGTAGCCTGATGAGAAGTGAGGACACTTAAGCCTTCTTCTCGGTCTTCTTGGGCAGGAGTACGGCCTGAATGTTAGGCAGCACACCACCCTGGGCGATGGTCACACCGGAGAGGAGCTTGTTTAACTCCTCGTCGTTGCGGATCGCCAGCTGGAGATGCCTAGGGATGATCCTGGTCTTCTTGTTGTCGCGAGCGGCGTTGCCTGCCAACTCGAGAACCTCAGCGGCCAGGTATTCCATGACGGCGGCTAGGTACACCGGGGCACCGGCACCGACGCGCTCGGCGTAGTTGCCCTTGCGTAGAAGCCTGTGGATACGGCCGACGGGGAACTGGAGTCCGGCACGGTTAGAACGGGACTTTGCCTTTCCCTTAACCTTGCCACCTTTACCGCGTCCAGACATGTTTaaagattatttaattttagtttactcaCAAAACGACAGCACGAGTGCTTTTGAGTGTCTGTCGGATTTTTTGATAACCGTTTATTATATAGCCACAAGGAGTGCGCTAATAGTGGGGATATAACGAGCCGACATAACACGAGCCCGATCGACCAATCAACGTCCCGCGTGCGAGAGCGCGAATTAGCGAGCGCGCGAGATagagataaaataaaagaaattcaatataaataaataaatacatctcAAAGTATAACTGAATAAATAACACAATTAACAAAATATTCTGTAAGTAAGTTCATATAACTCTACCTAATTTATAATTTGGCCTATATCTATCTATAGGCCGTACGTATGTATGTAGATATGaactatctatttttttttttttttttttgaaatctaAGATCATCATTATCTATGTTATCATGTTTATTCACGTTCCAATTGTCAAGTCGAAATGTAAAACATGACACCAAACCTAACATAATATCCTAATTTAATCTATCAGTGCCTTGAGATTCGACTTTTTACTCCGATCCCGAACATCTATTGTGGTGGTGGTATGTATGTTCATAACTTTGATCTAATAGATCAATCAATCGATCGATCGACTCGTGTATGTGCTCATTGCAATGAAACAGAGGCGATATGAACCTTTGAATACATTTGTTAGCCCTGAAAAGGGCTTTTTGATGTGCGTATAACGCGCACAGGCGTATGACGTGAGTCGAAAAGAGGCGACACGtcgtcgtataatatttatagcaaCGACAATCGACATCTCCTCTACCATCACGACCACTACCGCGACCGATGTaaggacgacgacgacgacaatATGGCGCAGTCTTCTTACTTCTTCGAGGCAGCCTTCTTAGCGGCGGGCTTCGCTTTGGGAGCGGCCGCGGCCTTCTTTGGCTTGGGAGCTTTAGGCTTCTTGGTCGGCGGCTTCGCGGTCTTCTTGGCCTTAGGCGCGGCGGCGCTCTTGCCTTTGGCGGGGGTGGAAGGTTTCTTCGCTGCGGGCTTCTTTTTGGCTGCGGCGGCCTTCTTGTCCTTCGTGGCGGCCTTAGGCTTGGCCGGGGACGCGGCGGCCTTCTTCGCCTTAGCGGGCTTAGCTGCGGCGGGCTTCTTAGCGGCGGCTGAAGATTTAGCGCTAGATTTCTTGGCCGCGGCGGGCTTCTTGCCGGCGGATGATGTCTTCGACTCCAGTTTGAACGAGCCGGACGCGCCCTTGCCTTTGGTCTGTATGAGTGCGCCGGATTCGACTGCGCTCTTCAGATATTTTCTGATGAAAGGTGCCAGCTTCTCGGCGTCGACCTTGTACTGGGCGGCGATGTATTTCTTGATAGCCTGCAGGGACGAACCGCTCCTCTCCTTCAACTCCTTTATGGCGCTGTTAACCATCTCGGACGTCTTAGGGTGGGTGGGCTTCGCCTTAGGCTTCTTAGCGCCTGCGGAGGCGGACGCCTTAGGCTTCTTCGCGGGCGTCGCCGGGGCGGGAGCGTCGGCAGCAACTGCGgtatcggccatatttaaaaaagtaaaatatatgtGTAGTTACAAATTAGTAAATCGCACGAACTGCGCAAAGAGAGAACAGCGGACGCGTGTAAGCGGAGCGCTGCGCTGGCGAGTACTAAACACCGCCGACGGGGGCGCCACCTATTATATATCCTCCGGCTTAACCGTAACGCAGACCCTTATGTCGCGGGACGTTTTCTCGTAATAACACTTCCAACTTTTCACTTACTCGTTTATgattaaactaaatttatagtgaattatattataatgattataatataattgcaCGTGTATATTCTTTATGAAttgatatatgtattttaatagaaGTTTTAAGATTTGGAACGCCGATAAACGAATGAGGGAACTTTACTTTTGGTATTATAGGTTGCGGACACCTCGGGTCTgtttaaaaagtgatttttcttaattaaaacCACATTTAACACTATTATGTGTCTTCCAGTTAAAAGCGAAGATACCATAGATAGATGTGACACAATAACAAAAGTAGAAAATTAtagttataatgttattttgacttGTTGTCTTCACTGTCGTAAAACAGCCATACCGCGACTTGGATTGCCTACGTTCAGCGGTTTGCTCTCTGCTGGTACCGATGTAAAACGGGATAGGTGTTTTATATTacgtttatataattatttatgttcTATAATACATTACGATATTACCATATtcatgaatattattataattctgATGGTTAAACTCTCCTCTACGAGGATCATACAGCGCGACACTCGGAGCTTGCGAGCGCATGATGATAGGTAGAATATCGTGTAggtcgtattttatttagtttttgtttttgtttttgttttagtaacgtattatattatttatctgtCTGAATGCGCCTAATATTAAAACAAacgatataaattatttttgtacagTATTGCAATACTGTGTGTGTTGTTGTTGGACATAAGAATCTGTTTAGGttgatatatattttatatgtacttaattatattCATCATAGGAACACGCGAAAAGTCTTAGGCTGCTGAGCTGAGTTACTATAATGCTGCTGCTATTAGTTACCTATAATATTAATGTTTTTGGTGAGGTAAAATTCGAGGTGAGTGGGTGAGGGGATGTTGGGTGTCCCTGTCTGTTTTGTGCAATATTTGCGAATCCTTTACCTAATTGGGCAGTTCATCCTGGTCGTCGTTatcagtagtagtagtagtagtagtagtagtaggtcaCAGCCTCACAGGTGTCAGGTGAGAGTGATGTAAAATGTGGTGTGTGCGGTGTTGCATGTGattgttttaaaaaatatatataattatggtGTTATTAGTAATACTAACTAAGAAGAAGTTAGCGAGTGCGTGTCTGTGAGTGAGAAATACATGTTTGCATTTTGAAAACGTGAGTAATAACTAttaactatgtaggtacatacttatatttattaattatttatgttttggTTAGGGCGATGCTAGTCGGGAAGTCGggaaaaataaaaggaagaagatgatgatgatgatgatgatgatgatgacgtcgGATGGATGGACCGattgatggatggatggatggatggatggatggatgattCTTGAAGAGATGGAGAGATATCAGAATTTATGCATGCTGTATGTACCTACTGGGAGGTGTGGTAAATAGACACGCGTGTAAAGCTCTAGCTGTGGAGACGTTCAATCGAATCtctatatatatacttacttatgcctattttatatacgagtacataggTATAGTGGGCGGGCAAGgtctacttacttactaataATTAAGTATGCTTGGTGCACATTAATAATTGTGACTTACACAATGATGTGCTAGATCGGAATCTAAAGATTTAAAGATATATTTAGCTTGCTctagtatcaatattattagcaCACATTTGCTTGTAAAAATAACCACATATTCAacaaaaattaagtacatatactTAATTGTTTTAGAGATCCGGGCTGGCTGGCGTCAAACCACCGAAGCGGCGAACGAGGTGGCTGGGGCTGCTGTTACAAGTTAGAAAATTGGACTTGCGGTGCGGGGTAAGTaagttattatacatattattagatagatagatcgattgtctgtccgtatgtgtcgctgctgaaactttgtatttgcgGTGCATATAGTTAGAATTATTTgcggccctgaaaagggcctttttgtatttgcgtctgaggacgcggcgcgcgcgcccgcTCGGTCGCGCGCGCGCGCGATACGGTAATACATGCGTCAGTACATATTACACGATGTCGCGCGCGGCGGACCAAGTGCAAGCGGAGCGCTTAACCACCGAAACCGTAGAGGGTGCGGCCCTGACGCTTCAGAGCGTAGACGACGTCCATGGCGGTGACGGTCTTCCTCTTGGCGTGCTCGGTGTAGGTGACCGCGTCACGGATCACGTTCTCGAGGAACACCTTCAGAACACCGCGGGTCTCCTCGTAGATCAGACCGGAGATACGCTTGACGCCACCTCTGCGGGCGAGACGACGGATGGCGGGCTTGGTGATACCCTGGATGTTATCACGGAGCACCTTCCTGTGGCGCTTGGCTCCTCCTTTCCCCAGACCTTTACCTCCCTTACCGCGACCGGTCATTGCGACTTTTAGTTGAGATTATACTTCTCGAACGGAATACACGGAACACGACACACGACTTGCGGCGCGCGTCGACACGAGTGGAATACAGGCGAGGCGCGATCTGTGCGTTATTTATACGCTTTACCCTATTGCGGGGAGACGGGGGACGGGGTTAGAGAGATATCGGAGCATTATTATTTGATTTACTTTTTATTcgtgaaatataatataatattgataaataatttcatatgatacggttattaaaaaagaaaattcatAACTTTGgggatataaatatgtactactTACATGTCATACTATATAAATCTCTAATATTTTTGTAAGCATTCATTCAGTGGTAATAATTTTGTCGATATATACGtcggtacctatataaaatttgaattttctatCTAAgtatctaaattattatttcgtattaacttaaattttaaattttacttgGCGCGTAATTAATATCACGAGTTTAATTCACTTTCCTTCTTTCCATTCTATACTACATACTGCACTACTAAATTCTAGTAGGAAAAATGATTAGGTTCGTCGTTAATAACCTTATTATTtgactgtaagtacctatagggtATTTAATGGTGTATCGCGGTTAATCTTATGTATGAATTGaacatattatatttactaatttGATTAATAATAGTGATCGATCGATTGATTTATCTACGCGTAAGTGTTTGTTCAAAGAAACAATTGTGAATTTTCGAATCATgtgtggccctgaaaagggccttttgaTATAAGACAGAAGCGTCACGTTCGCATGTCCAGGCGCAAAACGCGTGGTACAAAATAATAGATATAATGTAACCGAATGCGTTCGCGCAGACTGCGCGTTCGGTGATGTAGCTCCGTGCCGATTTTAGCTTGGTGGTGGGTGGTTTTAAGCACGTTCACCGCGGATCCTGCGAGCCAGCTGGATGTCCTTGGGCATGATGGTCACACGCTTGGCGTGGATGGCGCACAGGTTGGTGTCCTCGAAGAGACCGACGAGGTAAGCCTCGCTGGCCTCCTGGAGAGCCATAACGGCAGAGCTCTGGAAGCGCAGGTCGGTCTTGAAGTCCTGAGCGATCTCACGCACCAGACGCTGGAAGGGCAGCTTGCGGATCAGAAGCTCAGTGCTCTTCTGGTAGCGACGGATCTCACGGAGGGCGACCGTGCCGGGCCTGTAACGATGGGGCTTCTTGACGCCCCCGGTGGCCGGCGCGCTCTTGCGGGCCGCCTTGGTGGCGAGCTGTTTACGGGGCGCTTTACCACCGGTGGATTTACGAGCGGTCTGCTTTGTACGGGCCATTGCGAAAAAAATTTACTACGACACGCGTTACTACGTTACGTTAACGAGTCACGAGAGGGAATAAACTTCGCGACTCAGAGCGCCTGCTTTTTATGTGCTCGTCGGAAAGGGACGGAGTTAGTGTGCGTGTGAGCGAGAGGTCTATAAAATTCACATACGCGTCCCCCTCTCCCCTCTTCATTTCTCACCAATACGATTTCtgattacaataaattattgaaatattaaaacatatgtatatatagatttttttttttcactcatactaattttattgcgttttttttttttttttttttagttaggttaggttgtaaataacaatatttgaccgAGTTAAGTTAGCCTAAGTACAACCTAACCTAGGAGTTAGGTTAGGTCTGGTactaaataacaatatttgacagAGTTAGGTtagcctacctaacctaactccgcggaacctaacctaacctaggagTTAGATTAGCCTATCTAACCTAACTCCGCGGAACCTAacttaacttaacctaacccaggAGTTAGGTtagcctacctaacctaactccgcgGAACCTAACTTAAACTATTAGAGTTAGGTTATGTTAGATcagcctacctaacctaactccgcgGAAAATAACCTAACTCTGTTCAATTCCCTATTGCCTCacgttacatatatatatgtatctatttgtttaattttttaaatatgtaggcGTACGTGATTACATGGCCTTACTTAACCACCATCATCACCATAgtgtaagtaaataatatttttgatcatCGATACTTATCGACCGATTGACACCGTATGCACGGTTAGAAACATCTTATATTATATTCAGAACGTATttgtggccctgaaaagggcctttttgGTTGATGCACAAACCACACTCTCAAAGCGTGTCGTGTCGTCGCAATACGAACTACCTAAACCCATTACACTAAAAGTGTATTGAGAAGACAGACCGCATACGAGGAACGACGTACGCTTACTTGGAGCTGGTGTACTTGGTGACGGCCTTGGTGCCTTCACTGACGGCGTGCTTGGCGAGCTCACCGGGCAGCAAGAGCCTCACGGAGGTCTGCACCTCCCTGCTGGTGATAGTGGACCTCTTGTTGTAGTGAGCGAGGCGGGAGGCCTCGGCGGCGATGCGCTCGAAGATGTCGTTCACGAACGAGTTCATGATCGACATGGCCTTGCTGGAGATACCGGTGTCGGGGTGGACCTGCTTGAGCACCTTGTAGATGTAGATGGCGTAGCTCTCCTTGCGCTTatgcttcttctttttcttggAGTCCGACTTGGAGATGTTCTTCTGGGCCTTGCCGGATTTCTTGGCGGCCTTACCGCTAGTCTTGGGTGGCATTGCGATATAGTTAGATGCTTACAGTACGAGAGTCGAACtggaaatatgatatttttttacggTCGCCCGATCTTTGCTAGCGTAGCGAACGGGAAATAGGGGATTAAAGATCGAGCGTCGAGCCCGCGGTATCTCGACCAATAGCGTTCGTGCATCATTAGCATCGTCCGTAGGCATGGTGGGGAGTGCGAGGGCGTGTtgatattatgtacttaaatattcatcattatattattaataataaataaacaaacaaacattacCCGCCCGATGTGCTGTGTAATAATAATGAGTtaaccaaaatatatttgaaccaTAACCATAACCATCCGTCatccatttttatatataactGTGGGCGGCCAAcaattaggtatattaattaattatttatgtagcttatttatttattgatttataattgttgttACAGAGACACACTGTTGTAGCTGAGCAAGTAATATCTTTGATCCGAGCCATCCACCAACAACAAATAATTAGTGTGTTTTAATCcacttttttaagttttaattaatcctCCGAACGacgattaattttataatattaattaattatgtgaTGTGTTTTGCAGACTCTGAACGATAATCATATTATAGTTCAGTACAGTACCTAATACTCTTAACCGTAATTatataattcattcataaatgtgtagtatcatatttttattattgatcGATCTAATGACATCATATAAGTATGCGttatgccatgaaacttataACGTTTACACAGAATTATAttgtggccctgaaaagggccttttgtAACGGTCACTCGGGCGGGAATGTAACAGAGGCCCCGTGCGTGCGATAAATGTACGCGCGAGACAAATGCACACATTCACCAGTCGCCGTGTGTTACCGCTAGAGATGTAGCCTGATGAGAAGTGAGGACACTTAAGCCTTCTTCTCGGTCTTCTTGGGCAGGAGTACGGCCTGAATGTTAGGCAGCACACCACCCTGGGCGATGGTCACACCGGAGAGGAGCTTGTTTAACTCCTCGTCGTTGCGGATCGCCAGCTGGAGATGCCTAGGGATGATCCTGGTCTTCTTGTTGTCGCGAGCGGCGTTGCCTGCCAACTCGAGAACCTCAGCGGCCAGGTATTCCATGACGGCGGCTAGGTACACCGGGGCACCGGCACCGACGCGCTCGGCGTAGTTGCCCTTGCGTAGAAGCCTGTGGATACGGCCGACGGGGAACTGGAGTCCGGCACGGTTAGAACGGGACTTTGCCTTTCCCTTAACCTTGCCACCTTTACCGCGTCCAGACATGTTTaaagattatttaattttagtttactcaCAAAACGACAGCACGAGTGCTTTTGAGTGTCTGTCGGATTTTTTGATAACCGTTTATTATATAGCCACAAGGAGTGCGCTAATAGTGGGGATATAACGAGCCGACATAACACGAGCCCGATCGACCAATCAACGTCCCGCGTGCGAGAGCGCGAATTAGCGAGCGCGCGAGATagagataaaataaaagaaattcaatataaataaataaatacatctcAAAGTATAACTGAATAAATAACACAATTAACAAAATATTCTGTAAGTAAGTTCATATAACTCTACCTAATTTATAATTTGGCCTATATCTATCTATAGGCCGTACGTATGTATGTAGATATGaactatctatttttttttttttttttttgaaatctaAGATCATCATTATCTATGTTATCATGTTTATTCACGTTCCAATTGTCAAGTCGAAATGTAAAACATGACACCAAACCTAACATAATATCCTAATTTAATCTATCAGTGCCTTGAGATTCGACTTTTTACTCCGATCCCGAACATCTATTGTGGTGGTGGTATGTATGTTCATAACTTTGATCTAATAGATCAATCAATCGATCGATCGACTCGTGTATGTGCTCATTGCAATGAAACAGAGGCGATATGAACCTTTGAATACATTTGTTAGCCCTGAAAAGGGCTTTTTGATGTGCGTATAACGCGCACAGGCGTATGACGTGAGTCGAAAAGAGGCGACACGtcgtcgtataatatttatagcaaCGACAATCGACATCTCCTCTACCATCACGACCACTACCGCGACCGATGTaaggacgacgacgacgacaatATGGCGCAGTCTTCTTACTTCTTCGAGGCAGCCTTCTTAGCGGCGGGCTTCGCTTTGGGAGCGGCCGCGGCCTTCTTTGGCTTGGGAGCTTTAGGCTTCTTGGTCGGCGGCTTCGCGGTCTTCTTGGCCTTAGGCGCGGCGGCGCTCTTGCCTTTGGCGGGGGTGGAAGGTTTCTTCGCTGCGGGCTTCTTTTTGGCTGCGGCGGCCTTCTTGTCCTTCGTGGCGGCCTTAGGCTTGGCCGGGGACGCGGCGGCCTTCTTCGCCTTAGCGGGCTTAGCTGCGGCGGGCTTCTTAGCGGCGGCTGAAGATTTAGCGCTAGATTTCTTGGCCGCGGCGGGCTTCTTGCCGGCGGATGATGTCTTCGACTCCAGTTTGAACGAGCCGGACGCGCCCTTGCCTTTGGTCTGTATGAGTGCGCCGGATTCGACTGCGCTCTTCAGATATTTTCTGATGAAAGGTGCCAGCTTCTCGGCGTCGACCTTGTACTGGGCGGCGATGTATTTCTTGATAGCCTGCAGGGACGAACCGCTCCTCTCCTTCAACTCCTTTATGGCGCTGTTAACCATCTCGGACGTCTTAGGGTGGGTGGGCTTCGCCTTAGGCTTCTTAGCGCCTGCGGAGGCGGACGCCTTAGGCTTCTTCGCGGGCGTCGCCGGGGCGGGAGCGTCGGCAGCAACTGCGgtatcggccatatttaaaaaagtaaaatatatgtGTAGTTACAAATTAGTAAATCGCACGAACTGCGCAAAGAGAGAACAGCGGACGCGTGTAAGCGGAGCGCTGCGCTGGCGAGTACTAAACACCGCCGACGGGGGCGCCACCTATTATATATCCTCCGGCTTAACCGTAACGCAGACCCTTATGTCGCGGGACGTTTTCTCGTAATAACACTTCCAACTTTTCACTTACTCGTTTATgattaaactaaatttatagtgaattatattataatgattataatataattgcaCGTGTATATTCTTTATGAAttgatatatgtattttaatagaaGTTTTAAGATTTGGAACGCCGATAAACGAATGAGGGAACTTTACTTTTGGTATTATAGGTTGCGGACACCTCGGGTCTgtttaaaaagtgatttttcttaattaaaacCACATTTAACACTATTATGTGTCTTCCAGTTAAAAGCGAAGATACCATAGATAGATGTGACACAATAACAAAAGTAGAAAATTAtagttataatgttattttgacttGTTGTC
This window harbors:
- the LOC134676497 gene encoding histone H2A — translated: MSGRGKGGKVKGKAKSRSNRAGLQFPVGRIHRLLRKGNYAERVGAGAPVYLAAVMEYLAAEVLELAGNAARDNKKTRIIPRHLQLAIRNDEELNKLLSGVTIAQGGVLPNIQAVLLPKKTEKKA
- the LOC134676503 gene encoding histone H1C-like; this encodes MADTAVAADAPAPATPAKKPKASASAGAKKPKAKPTHPKTSEMVNSAIKELKERSGSSLQAIKKYIAAQYKVDAEKLAPFIRKYLKSAVESGALIQTKGKGASGSFKLESKTSSAGKKPAAAKKSSAKSSAAAKKPAAAKPAKAKKAAASPAKPKAATKDKKAAAAKKKPAAKKPSTPAKGKSAAAPKAKKTAKPPTKKPKAPKPKKAAAAPKAKPAAKKAASKK
- the LOC134676115 gene encoding histone H2B, whose protein sequence is MPPKTSGKAAKKSGKAQKNISKSDSKKKKKHKRKESYAIYIYKVLKQVHPDTGISSKAMSIMNSFVNDIFERIAAEASRLAHYNKRSTITSREVQTSVRLLLPGELAKHAVSEGTKAVTKYTSSK